In a single window of the Elaeis guineensis isolate ETL-2024a chromosome 8, EG11, whole genome shotgun sequence genome:
- the LOC105049776 gene encoding uncharacterized protein isoform X2, translating to MESLALASSISPVLLGSPNPFEILSRRWLFGPALSLPAMRGSGTGRRRRTTFVVCSLRNGGRDGASSQRISETGKAEMQIFASISSSNDSGTPTVCGTPQFHLPSPPPYIGSPLLWIGVGIGLSATFSVVATQFKRRAIRQAFKAVMGQEAPLNGQFNNAAFSPGSPFPFPSASPSAPTPIASQPVAAENVAATKIEPTPQTQDKDETMINKDTSKHGDVAATPVASQPNAVDNAPATKVEATPTEDRDETVINNEGTKHGDVPPALLTSEPVAAEDALATEVEATLPIEDIDETVTDDKEAKHGDIPPKPVASPQATEDAPATKAEATPPTEDKVETNKQ from the exons ATGGAGAGCCTCGCCCTAGCCTCCTCTATATCCCCAGTTCTCTTAGGTTCTCCCAACCCCTTCGAGATCCTGAGCCGGCGGTGGTTGTTTGGTCCGGCTCTTTCCCTGCCGGCGATGAGAGGAAGCGGCACTGGCCGGAGAAGAAGAACAACTTTCGTTGTGTGTTCGCTTAGAAATGGAGGTAGAGATGGTGCCTCTTCCCAGAGGATTTCGGAAACTG GAAAAGCAGAGATGCAAATTTTTGCGAgtatttcatcttcaaatgatagTGGCACACCCACAGTTTGTGGCACTCCTCAATTCCACTTGCCCTCCCCACCACCCTACAT AGGCTCACCTCTTTTATGGATTGGAGTTGGAATTGGTCTATCAGCTACATTCTCAGTG GTGGCAACACAATTTAAG AGAAGGGCAATACGACAGGCATTCAAGGCTGTGATGGGTCAAGAAGCACCATTAAATGGCCAATTTAATAATGCTGCCTTCTCTCCAGGCTCCCCATTCCCATTTCCTTCTGCATCACCATCAGCTCCAACTCCTATTGCTTCCCAACCAGTTGCAGCAGAAAATGTTGCTGCAACTAAAATTGAACCAACTCCACAAACACAAGACAAAGATGAAACCATGATAAACAAAGATACGAGTAAACATG GAGATGTCGCTGCAACACCTGTTGCTTCCCAACCAAATGCAGTAGACAATGCCCCTGCAACCAAAGTTGAAGCAACTCCAACTGAAGACAGAGATGAAACTGTAATAAACAATGAAGGAACTAAACATG GAGATGTACCTCCAGCACTTCTTACTTCCGAACCAGTTGCAGCAGAAGATGCCCTTGCAACTGAAGTTGAAGCAACTCTGCCAATTGAAGACATAGATGAAACTGTAACAGACGATAAAGAAGCTAAACATG GAGATATACCTCCAAAACCTGTTGCTTCCCCACAAGCAACAGAAGATGCACCTGCAACTAAAGCTGAGGCAACTCCACCAACAGAAGACAAAGTTGAAACTAACAAACAATGA
- the LOC105049776 gene encoding uncharacterized protein isoform X1, which yields MESLALASSISPVLLGSPNPFEILSRRWLFGPALSLPAMRGSGTGRRRRTTFVVCSLRNGGRDGASSQRISETGKAEMQIFASISSSNDSGTPTVCGTPQFHLPSPPPYIGSPLLWIGVGIGLSATFSVVATQFKRRAIRQAFKAVMGQEAPLNGQFNNAAFSPGSPFPFPSASPSAPTPIASQPVAAENVAATKIEPTPQTQDKDETMINKDTSKHEDAPATKIEATSPAEIGDKPIINNEAIKRGDVAATPVASQPNAVDNAPATKVEATPTEDRDETVINNEGTKHGDVPPALLTSEPVAAEDALATEVEATLPIEDIDETVTDDKEAKHGDIPPKPVASPQATEDAPATKAEATPPTEDKVETNKQ from the exons ATGGAGAGCCTCGCCCTAGCCTCCTCTATATCCCCAGTTCTCTTAGGTTCTCCCAACCCCTTCGAGATCCTGAGCCGGCGGTGGTTGTTTGGTCCGGCTCTTTCCCTGCCGGCGATGAGAGGAAGCGGCACTGGCCGGAGAAGAAGAACAACTTTCGTTGTGTGTTCGCTTAGAAATGGAGGTAGAGATGGTGCCTCTTCCCAGAGGATTTCGGAAACTG GAAAAGCAGAGATGCAAATTTTTGCGAgtatttcatcttcaaatgatagTGGCACACCCACAGTTTGTGGCACTCCTCAATTCCACTTGCCCTCCCCACCACCCTACAT AGGCTCACCTCTTTTATGGATTGGAGTTGGAATTGGTCTATCAGCTACATTCTCAGTG GTGGCAACACAATTTAAG AGAAGGGCAATACGACAGGCATTCAAGGCTGTGATGGGTCAAGAAGCACCATTAAATGGCCAATTTAATAATGCTGCCTTCTCTCCAGGCTCCCCATTCCCATTTCCTTCTGCATCACCATCAGCTCCAACTCCTATTGCTTCCCAACCAGTTGCAGCAGAAAATGTTGCTGCAACTAAAATTGAACCAACTCCACAAACACAAGACAAAGATGAAACCATGATAAACAAAGATACGAGTAAACATG AAGATGCTCCTGCAACTAAAATTGAAGCAACTTCTCCTGCTGAAATTGGAGATAAACCTATAATAAACAATGAAGCAATTAAACGTG GAGATGTCGCTGCAACACCTGTTGCTTCCCAACCAAATGCAGTAGACAATGCCCCTGCAACCAAAGTTGAAGCAACTCCAACTGAAGACAGAGATGAAACTGTAATAAACAATGAAGGAACTAAACATG GAGATGTACCTCCAGCACTTCTTACTTCCGAACCAGTTGCAGCAGAAGATGCCCTTGCAACTGAAGTTGAAGCAACTCTGCCAATTGAAGACATAGATGAAACTGTAACAGACGATAAAGAAGCTAAACATG GAGATATACCTCCAAAACCTGTTGCTTCCCCACAAGCAACAGAAGATGCACCTGCAACTAAAGCTGAGGCAACTCCACCAACAGAAGACAAAGTTGAAACTAACAAACAATGA